The sequence below is a genomic window from Lelliottia sp. JS-SCA-14.
TTCATCGCCCTTTTTCAGTTTGCGGAAGTCCATCTGCCACTGCATGGCCTTGATAACTGAGCTGATTTCACCGCTCGTTAACCCGGCTTCGCGCGCGCTGGCGACAAAGCTACCGCCCACGGTGCCTTTCAGTACATTGTTGACCCAGTCGCCCTGCTGCATTTCGCTGGTCATCTTGAAACCGTTTTCAGTACGATCGTAGGTACGGGTTTCGCGACGCGAGACTTCCCAGGTCAGACGCTGTAAATCGCCATCGCTGGTAAGTGTCCAGGAGAGTTGCTGACCAATTTTCAGGTTACGCAGATCTTTATCGGATGCGGCGAGCTGGCTGATATCACCCATCTCAATACCGTACTGATTGAGCACGCTGCTCAGGGTATCGCCCGTAGAGACTACATACTCGTGGATGCCCGCTTCGTTCGCGGTTTTGTCATCCAGCTCATCCTGAGGAATGGCTTCGTCTTCCTGAGCGGCCTGATCGATAGGCTCACTGGCATCGGGCAGCAAGGAGCGGATTTCGCTCTTTTCCAGTTCGATGGTTTTAATGATGGGGGCTGAATGTGGGTGGTACACATAGGGCCGCCAGACGGCGACCGCTAATGTAAGAACTGTAAGGGACCCCAGCATTACGCGGTGGGGTCGAGGCAGATTATTAAATGCCAGGGCGACAGAGCGGGCTATCTGTTGCACGTGTTCACTTCCTCGTTAATCTCCTTTCAGGCAGCTCGAATACTGGTTCGCCAATTGGCTGAGGAACTGCGAATAACTCGCCTTGCTCAGCTGAATATTGGTTCCAAGCGGGTCCAGGGTCCCCATGCGCACGGACGTTCCCCTGGCCACGGCTTCAACGACCGCTGGCCTGAACTGTGGCTCAGCAAAAACGCATGTCGCTTTTTGCTCAACCAACTGTGTTCTGATTTCATGTAAACGCTGCGCACCAGGCTGAATTTCCGGGTTGACGGTAAAGTGACCCAGCGGGGTCAGGCCGTAGTGTTTTTCGTAGTAGCCATAGGCATCATGAAAAACGAAATACCCTTTTCCTTTCAACGGTGCGAGCTCGTTACCCACCTGCTTATCGGTTGCGGCTAATTGTGCCTCAAAATCCTTCAGGTTGGCGTCTAGTTTGGCTCGACTTTGCGGCATAAGTTCCACTAATTTGTCATGGATTGCAACCGCTGAGAGCCGCGCTATCTCTGGGGAGAGCCAAAGATGCATGTTGTACTCGCCGTGATGGTGATGGTCGTCACCTTTTTCGCCATCGGCGTGATCATGGTCGTGATCGCCATCGTCGTCGTCAGCCCCTTTCATGAGCAGCGGTTTCACGCCGGAAAGCTCGGCGATGGTCACCTGTTTTTGCGGCGGAACTTTGCTTGCGGACTTTTGCATGAAGGCTTCCATCTCTGGACCAATCCAGACCACTAAGTCCGCGTTCTGTAAGCGTTTTACATCGGATGGGCGCAGAGAATAATCATGCTCGGAGGCACCGTCAGGCAGTAAAACCTGGGTTTTTGTCACGCCATCAGCGATGGCCGAAGCGATGAATCCCAGTGGTTTAAGCGAAGCGACAACGGCGGCGTTAACATCTTGTGCTGCTGAACCCCAAAGGCCAGCGGATAATGCTGCGAAAAGAAGCGTATTTTTATGTAACATAATGCAACTTATGATCGTAATGAATGCGTGGAATGTGATATTATAACATTCGTTGACTTCTGCAAGCTTAAATTGACATGACGAATTTAGTTTCTCTCGAAAATATCTCGGTTTCTTTTGGTCAGCGCCGCGTCCTCTCTGACGTATCGCTGGACCTCAAACCCGGCAAAATTTTAACTTTGCTCGGCCCAAACGGCGCGGGCAAATCGACGCTGGTGCGCGTGGTTCTCGGGCTGGTAGCACCTGATTCCGGCGTCATCAAGCGCGACGAAAAGCTGCGAATCGGCTACGTCCCACAAAAAATTCATCTCGACGCCACCCTGCCCTTAACGGTGGGTCGTTTTCTGCGACTGCGTCCTGGCACCCGCAAAGACGATATCCTTCCCGCGCTGAAGCGCGTTCAGGCCGGGCATCTGGTCGAAGCGCCGATGCAGAAACTCTCCGGCGGTGAAACCCAGCGCGTTCTGCTGGCGCGCGCCTTGCTGAGCAAGCCGCAGCTGCTGGTACTCGACGAGCCAACCCAGGGCGTTGACGTCAACGGCCAGGTCGCCCTGTACGACCTGATCGATCAGCTGCGCCGCGAGCTGGACTGCGCCGTTCTGATGGTATCGCACGACTTGCACCTGGTGATGGCGAAGACCGACGAAGTGCTGTGCCTGAATCACCACATCTGCTGCTCCGGCACGCCGGAAGTGGTGTCGATGCATCCTGAATTTATCTCCATGTTTGGCTCTCGCGGGGCTGAACAGTTGGGGATTTATCGCCACAACCATAATCATCGCCATGATTTACAGGGACGGATTGTCCTGCGTCGAGGAAATGGACACTCATGATTGAATTGTTATTACCCGGCTGGTTAGCCGGGGTGATGCTCGCCTGTGCCGCGGGTCCGCTGGGCTCTTTTGTCGTCTGGCGCCGGATGTCCTATTTTGGCGATACTCTGGCCCATGCCTCATTGCTGGGCGTGGCCTTTGGCCTGCTGCTGGATGTGAATCCGTTCTACGCGGTCATCGCCGTGACGCTGCTGCTTGCCGCCGGTCTGGTGTGGCTGGAGAAGCGCCCTCACCTCGCGGTGGATACATTGCTGGGCATTATGGCCCACAGTGCGCTGTCGCTCGGTCTGGTGGTGGTGAGCCTGATGTCGAACATTCGCGTCGATTTAATGGCGTATCTGTTTGGCGACCTGCTGGCGGTGACGCCAGAAGATCTGATCTCTATCGCCATTGGCGTGGCGATCGTGCTCGGGATTTTGCTGTGGCAATGGCGCAATCTGCTGGCGATGACCGTCAGTGCTGATTTGGCCTTTGTGGATGGCGTTAAACTGCAGCGCGTGAAGCTGCTGCTGATGCTGGTGACCGCATTGACGATTGGGGTGGCGATGAAGTTTGTCGGCGCGCTGATTATTACGTCGCTGCTGATTATCCCGGCCGCAACCGCGCGTCGTTTCGCCCGTACGCCGGAGCAGATGGCGGGTGTGGCGGTGATTGTCGGCATCATTGCCGTGACCGGTGGATTAACCTTCTCGGCGTTTTACGACACGCCAGCCGGCCCGTCAGTTGTCCTGTGCGCTGCGCTGATGTTTATCTTCAGTATGATGAAGAAACCCGCGAGCTAACTCTTTTCCCCGGTGGCGCTGCGCGTACCGGGCGACATGTTTCATTGTAGGCCGGATAAGGCGTCAGCCGCCATCCGGCTTTTTTTCGGCTGCGAACTACGGCATTTCCGGTGGCGTAATCCCGAAGTGATTCCACGCGCGAACCGTTGCCATACGCCCACGCGGTGTGCGTTGCAAAAAGCCCTGCTGGATTAGATACGGCTCCAGCACGTCCTCGATGGTTTCACGCTCTTCGCCAATCGCCGCCGCCAGGTTGTCCAGCCCGACCGGCCCGCCAAAGAATTTATCCAGAATCGCCAGCAGCAGCTTGCGGTCCATATAGTCAAACCCTTCGGCATCAACGTTCAGCATATCCAGCGCCTGGGAGGCGATATCCAGCGAGATGGTGCCATCGTGCTTCACTTCCGCGAAGTCACGCACACGGCGCAGCAGACGGTTGGCGATACGCGGTGTGCCGCGCGAGCGCTTAGCCACTTCAAATGCGCCCTCGTCGCTCAGCTCAAGCCCCATGAAGCGGGCGCTGCGACCGACGATGTACTGCAGATCCGCCACCTGATAAAACTCGAGGCGCTGCACGATGCCGAAGCGGTCGCGCAGTGGCGAGGTCAGAGAACCTGCACGGGTGGTGGCACCAATCAGGGTAAACGGCGGCAGATCGATTTTAATCGAGCGCGCCGCCGGGCCTTCACCAATCATGATATCCAGCTGATAATCTTCCATCGCCGGATAGAGCACCTCTTCCACCACCGGCGAAAGACGGTGGATCTCATCGATAAACAGCACGTCGTGCGGCTCGAGGTTGGTCAGCATCGCCGCCAGATCCCCGGCCTTCTCCAGCACCGGGCCCGAGGTGGTACGCAGGTTCACGCCCATCTCATTGGCGACGATGTTCGCCAGCGTGGTTTTACCGAGGCCGGGAGGACCAAAAATCAGCAGATGATCGAGGGCATCTCCGCGAAGTTTCGCCGCCTGGATAAAGATTTCCATCTGTGAGCGAACCTGCGGCTGGCCGATATACTCTTCCAGCAGCTTCGGGCGGATCGCGCGATCCACCACATCTTCTGGAACATTGCTGGCTGCCGAAATCAGGCGGTCTGCTTCAATCATCCTCTACTACCTCACAATGCCGCGCGGAGCGCTTCACGAATCAGGGTTTCACTGCTGGCATCCGGTTTAGCGATTTTGCTCACCATCCGGCTGGCTTCCTGTGGTTTATAGCCCAGCGCCACCAGCGCAGCCACCGCTTCTTGCTCTGCGTCGTCATCCGTCGGACCGTTCGGCGAGGTCAGCACCAGATCGGACGCCGGTGTGAACAGGTCGCCATGAAGACCTTTGAAGCGGTCTTTCATTTCGACAATCAGGCGCTCAGCGGTTTTTTTGCCGATGCCCGGGAGTTTGATAAGCGCAGCGGGATCTTCACGCTCAACGGCATTCACAAACTGCTGCGCCGACATGCCGGACAAAATTGCCAGCGCCAGCTTAGGCCCGACGCCGTTGGTTTTAATCAGCTCGCGGAACAGCATGCGTTCCTGCTTGTTATTGAAGCCATACAGAAGCTGGGCATCTTCACGCACCACGAACTGGGTGAAAACAATCGCCTCTTTACCCGACTCCGGAAGTTCATAGAAACAGGTCATCGGCATATGGACTTCATACCCCACGCCTCCCGCTTCCAGCAGAACTAACGGGGGTTGTTTTTCAATGATGATGCCTCTGAGTCTGCCAATCACATGATGCTCCTGCGTGAGATGCGAAATTAACTTCCGTCATCATAAAAAAAGGCTGGATGTTTATCCAGCCTGATTTGTGATTATCGTAACCGGCCTCGCGCCAGATTGAGCCTCGAATCGCTCATTTGCATGGCGTTTTGGCTCACATGGCAATGGGTTATCGCAATCGCCAGCGCATCGGCGGCATCCGCCTGCGGGTTGGCCGGGAGTTTAAGCAAGGTCCGCACCATGTGCTGGACCTGGACTTTGTCTGCCCCGCCGTTGCCCACCACCGTCTGCTTGACCTGACGCGCCGCGTATTCAAACACCGGCAAATCCTGGTTGACCGCCGCGACAATCGCCACGCCGCGCGCCTGGCCCAGCTTTAACGCCGAGTCGGCATTTTTCGCCATAAAGACCTGCTCAATGGCAAAAAAGTCGGGCTGAAACTGGGTGATGATTTCCGACACGCCTGCGTAAATGAGCTTCAGACGCGACGGTAAATCATCGACTTTGGTGCGAATACAGCCGCTGCCGAGGTAGGTCAGCTGGCGACCCACCTGGCGGATAACGCCGTAACCGGTAATGCGCGAGCCGGGGTCAATCCCGAGAATAATCGACATCACGCGTCTCCGGTTAGAGGTTCAATGACTCTCATTAGAGAGTCGCGGCGACCTCATCAGAGATCTCACCGTTATGATAAACTTCCTGCACGTCATCGCAGTCTTCGAGCATGTCGATCAGACGCAGCAGTTTTGGCGCGGTTTCCGCATCCATATCGGCTTTGGTCGATGGGATCATCGACACTTCAGCGTTGTCTGCTTTGAGACCTGCCGCTTCCAGCGCATCACGCACCGCGCCCATCTCTTCCCAGGCGGTGTAAACGTCAATCGCGCCGTCGTCGAAGGTCACCACGTCTTCAGCGCCCGCTTCCAGCGCCGCTTCCATGATCACATCTTCATCGCCTTTCTCGAAGGAGATCACGCCTTTTTTGCTGAACAGGTAAGCCACGGAACCGTCGGTGCCCAGGTTGCCACCGGTTTTGGTGAACGCATGGCGCACTTCGGCAACGGTACGGTTACGGTTGTCGGACAGACACTCAACCATGACCGCTGTACCGCCAGGACCGTAACCTTCATAAATGATGGTTTCCATGTTCGCGTCGTCATCGCCGCCCACGCCACGTGCAATCGCACGGTTCAGGGTGTCACGCGTCATGTTATTAGACA
It includes:
- the mepM gene encoding murein DD-endopeptidase MepM; this translates as MQQIARSVALAFNNLPRPHRVMLGSLTVLTLAVAVWRPYVYHPHSAPIIKTIELEKSEIRSLLPDASEPIDQAAQEDEAIPQDELDDKTANEAGIHEYVVSTGDTLSSVLNQYGIEMGDISQLAASDKDLRNLKIGQQLSWTLTSDGDLQRLTWEVSRRETRTYDRTENGFKMTSEMQQGDWVNNVLKGTVGGSFVASAREAGLTSGEISSVIKAMQWQMDFRKLKKGDEFSILMSREMLDGKREQSQLMGVRLRSEGKDYYAIRAEDGKFYDRNGTGLAKGFLRFPTAKQFRVSSNFNPRRLNPVTGRVAPHRGVDFAMPQGTPVLSVGDGEVVIAKRSGAAGYYVAVRHGRTYTTRYMHLRKLLVQPGQKVKRGDRIALSGNTGRSTGPHLHYEVWINQQAVNPLTAKLPRTEGLTGKDRTDYLAQVKEVMPQLRFD
- the znuA gene encoding zinc ABC transporter substrate-binding protein ZnuA — protein: MLHKNTLLFAALSAGLWGSAAQDVNAAVVASLKPLGFIASAIADGVTKTQVLLPDGASEHDYSLRPSDVKRLQNADLVVWIGPEMEAFMQKSASKVPPQKQVTIAELSGVKPLLMKGADDDDGDHDHDHADGEKGDDHHHHGEYNMHLWLSPEIARLSAVAIHDKLVELMPQSRAKLDANLKDFEAQLAATDKQVGNELAPLKGKGYFVFHDAYGYYEKHYGLTPLGHFTVNPEIQPGAQRLHEIRTQLVEQKATCVFAEPQFRPAVVEAVARGTSVRMGTLDPLGTNIQLSKASYSQFLSQLANQYSSCLKGD
- the znuC gene encoding zinc ABC transporter ATP-binding protein ZnuC produces the protein MTNLVSLENISVSFGQRRVLSDVSLDLKPGKILTLLGPNGAGKSTLVRVVLGLVAPDSGVIKRDEKLRIGYVPQKIHLDATLPLTVGRFLRLRPGTRKDDILPALKRVQAGHLVEAPMQKLSGGETQRVLLARALLSKPQLLVLDEPTQGVDVNGQVALYDLIDQLRRELDCAVLMVSHDLHLVMAKTDEVLCLNHHICCSGTPEVVSMHPEFISMFGSRGAEQLGIYRHNHNHRHDLQGRIVLRRGNGHS
- the znuB gene encoding zinc ABC transporter permease subunit ZnuB, which encodes MIELLLPGWLAGVMLACAAGPLGSFVVWRRMSYFGDTLAHASLLGVAFGLLLDVNPFYAVIAVTLLLAAGLVWLEKRPHLAVDTLLGIMAHSALSLGLVVVSLMSNIRVDLMAYLFGDLLAVTPEDLISIAIGVAIVLGILLWQWRNLLAMTVSADLAFVDGVKLQRVKLLLMLVTALTIGVAMKFVGALIITSLLIIPAATARRFARTPEQMAGVAVIVGIIAVTGGLTFSAFYDTPAGPSVVLCAALMFIFSMMKKPAS
- the ruvB gene encoding Holliday junction branch migration DNA helicase RuvB codes for the protein MIEADRLISAASNVPEDVVDRAIRPKLLEEYIGQPQVRSQMEIFIQAAKLRGDALDHLLIFGPPGLGKTTLANIVANEMGVNLRTTSGPVLEKAGDLAAMLTNLEPHDVLFIDEIHRLSPVVEEVLYPAMEDYQLDIMIGEGPAARSIKIDLPPFTLIGATTRAGSLTSPLRDRFGIVQRLEFYQVADLQYIVGRSARFMGLELSDEGAFEVAKRSRGTPRIANRLLRRVRDFAEVKHDGTISLDIASQALDMLNVDAEGFDYMDRKLLLAILDKFFGGPVGLDNLAAAIGEERETIEDVLEPYLIQQGFLQRTPRGRMATVRAWNHFGITPPEMP
- the ruvA gene encoding Holliday junction branch migration protein RuvA, which encodes MIGRLRGIIIEKQPPLVLLEAGGVGYEVHMPMTCFYELPESGKEAIVFTQFVVREDAQLLYGFNNKQERMLFRELIKTNGVGPKLALAILSGMSAQQFVNAVEREDPAALIKLPGIGKKTAERLIVEMKDRFKGLHGDLFTPASDLVLTSPNGPTDDDAEQEAVAALVALGYKPQEASRMVSKIAKPDASSETLIREALRAAL
- the ruvC gene encoding crossover junction endodeoxyribonuclease RuvC produces the protein MSIILGIDPGSRITGYGVIRQVGRQLTYLGSGCIRTKVDDLPSRLKLIYAGVSEIITQFQPDFFAIEQVFMAKNADSALKLGQARGVAIVAAVNQDLPVFEYAARQVKQTVVGNGGADKVQVQHMVRTLLKLPANPQADAADALAIAITHCHVSQNAMQMSDSRLNLARGRLR
- a CDS encoding YebC/PmpR family DNA-binding transcriptional regulator, whose product is MAGHSKWANTKHRKAAQDAKRGKIFTKIIRELVTAARLGGGDAGSNPRLRAAIDKALSNNMTRDTLNRAIARGVGGDDDANMETIIYEGYGPGGTAVMVECLSDNRNRTVAEVRHAFTKTGGNLGTDGSVAYLFSKKGVISFEKGDEDVIMEAALEAGAEDVVTFDDGAIDVYTAWEEMGAVRDALEAAGLKADNAEVSMIPSTKADMDAETAPKLLRLIDMLEDCDDVQEVYHNGEISDEVAATL